DNA sequence from the Leptolyngbya sp. SIO1E4 genome:
CGAACCCGACTGGTACGTTTACGGCGGGGTTTCCCTAGCAGATGAAGCCCTCTTTCAGGGGCGCAAAGCGCTCTCTAGCGTCGATGATTTGGATACCCTGGCCTATCGTTCGACCATTGATTACAGCAGCATCAACGCCGTTGATGATCAGGTTCGTTTCACTACCTTAGAGGGAACCGCCTATCAACTATTTGATGAGCAGCCGACTTTGGCATCTGTCGCAGCCCAGGCTAAGGAGGGCAGCAAACTGCGCGGGCGCCTGAGCGAGCTAGCGAACCTGGAGTTTGTCCGAGATGTGGCTCTAACTGACGAGGGGCTTAACATCAGCACCTTTGTTGACGATACGGCCTTGGGGCAGCTCAAAACAGCCCGGACTGGCAATGGATTTAAGGTTGGCTGGCAGGGGCGCGCGATCGATGATGGTCAGCTGCTTGTCCAGCAGTTCAAGCAGTCTGGCCAGCCTCTAGAGACCTTCCTGCAAGGCAATCCCATGGTGGCTGCTGCCACTACGCCGTTAGATGACGGGAGCTATTTCATCAAATTACAGGGATCTGACGACTGGATGCAGATGGCTGCCGGTGGCGGCGGTCGAGATTTACCCCCTGACTGGCAGGCTCGGGTCGGCAGTTTTCCGGATGACCCCAGTGGCACCCATGACTTTGTTCTACGCTGGGTGGATGATGACGTTATTCAGAAGCGGTTGACCGAGGGGACGACCAGGATATTGGTCGATAATTTACCCGACGCGCCCCTAACGCCTGAAGCGCTGATTGTTACCTTAAAGCAGCGAAACTATCCAGCCGTGGCACAGCAGATTGCTGATGATCCTCAAAAGGTGCATGCCATTGCCCGTGCACACATCAAAGCAGAGTTGAAAAATATCGCAGCGCTGCGCCAAAACGGACAGACAGCTCGGGCACTGCAGCAGGTCGATGAACTCACCAATCTCTATGGCAACCAGCCTGATTTAGTGTTGCAGAAGGCCCTGCTGGATATGGAGCGTCAGCGGCTCCTGATTCGCCGGATTGACCCTGATAGCCCAAGGGCTGATCTGACCGCTAGCCAGGAGGACTTTTATAACGCCGTCAGCGATATTTTCAGCGGGGCTGATGAGGGCGCCCAGTTCAACGCTTTGATGACAGACGACGAGGTGATTTACATCCAAGACTCCCCGGCCTTCAACAATGTTGACCCCACCAATCCCATTGATGATGCGTTTCCCTTTGGGTCTGAGGCCCGTGTCTACCGGCTGGAATCCGGGAGCATTGGCGATGCCCATATTGGCGGTGGGGGGTATGACGAGCCGGTCGCTGCTTTTCTAACCGGTAGCGATGGCTCTACTGGAACCTCCAACACGTTTAACCTCAAAAATCACACCAATATTCCCACCGGTGGGGGAGCCCCTGGTGAAGACTGTGAAGTCGGGGCAGAATCCCCCTCCTGCCCCCGGGATGTCTATGTCGTGATCGACGAAACAACCCTTTAGAGAAACACCCATGGAATCTGTTCGCGATAGCCAAGCAGCCCTTGAGGCTGCGGTCGAGACCGCTGAACTCAAGCGCAGTCGGGGCGATCTGCCTGGGGCCTATGCTGACTATCAAGCCATCGTGGCCGAAAGATTGGGGGCAGACTATAGCGCTGCTGATTTGTCTATCCTCCAGTCCTTAGCGGATCTGGCAGCGCTCTGTGGGCATTTTCGAGCGGCGGATGATGTGTTGATTGGCCTGGTTGGCCTGTGCCAGCAGGCCAAGAACGTTCATCGAGCCGACTATGCGACCCTAAAGCGAATTCACCTGGCGCTCGATCGCGGTCATCTGCGGCAGGCGATGACGCTATTTGAGGACATGGCCGCCCGCATCGGGTCGATTCAAGCCATTGACATCACCCCTCAGGGGCTGCTGACCTGGGAAGCCAAGTGCCGCTGGCCCAACACCGATACCGCTGATCGGACTGTCCTCTTTACACTGCTGTATCTAGAGATGGGGCGACTGCTGAGTGCGCTAGGGCAGTATCGGGATGCCCTGGAAATGCTGAACCGGGGGCTGACCCATGCTACGCCGGGTGATTCTCAAACAGCCCCTGTGCTGGCGCGGCGGCTGGTGTCCTGGTTTCAACTCGCCATTGGTCGAGCTTGCCTGGAATCGGGCTTGCTGCCAGAGGCTGAGGCTGTTTTAGAAGCGCTAAAAGGGTTTTTAGGGTCTCCACAGGCGCGATCGCTACGCATCCAGTGGCATACTTTGGCGGGCAAGTTAGCCCTATTGCGGGGTATTTTCGGTGAGGCGTTGAGTCATTTTCAAGAGATTCTGACGCTTTGCCATCAGCTCAAGCTTCTACGGTGGGGTGTCATTGCCAGCCTAAATTTGGCCCAGGTGTTGATCCTACTCAACCAGAACCGCCTAGCCACCGATCACCTTGCCAGCATTGCCGCCGATGTTCAGCAGTTGCAAGATCCTCACCTGACCGCACGGCTAGCCTTGCTAAATCGCCTCAGCCAGGCGCGCAGTCAGTCTCTGGTGGCAGGCAGCACCCTCTCGGTGTCTGATTTACTGCAGGCAGAGACCCCGATAGAGGCTGAGCCGGTTGCCAATGAGGATGACTTTACGTTTGTGCGCACACAGTCGCCCAACTATCTCACGTTTTTTGAGGATCGCGTCCTGGAGTTCCAGTGGTCTCTCAGTCAGTCAGACCTGCCCAGGGCCGCTCAAATGCTGGCCCATATTCAGTCGGTCTTTGCTGACACCGACTCTCGGCTGATTCATACAAAAATCAAGGCGCTGCAGGGCATGCTGGCCTATTACCAGGGTCTCCACCAGCTGCAGGGGGGCAATTTTGAACCAGGGCAACAGCAGATTCGGTGGGCCGCTGTTACCCTCAATGAGGTGCGATCGCCCCTCGATAGTATGGGGCTCAAACCCGAGCGCTGGCAGGTGCAGCGCATCTTAAGCTGGTGCCTCATGCGAATGCAGAGTTCCTCCCAAGATCAGGAATTGCTGGCGGCAGAGACCACCCAGTTATTAGAAGACTTAACGGATTCCCTCTCCCCCGAGCAGCAAGTCATCTTCCTGCTGAACAAGTGGACGGCAGATGAGGAATATATCGCCACCCAAATCGTGCGGCTCAGAAAGCTCCAACAGCGCTTGCAGCAGGCCCCATTTCACCAACGCCCCCGCGTATGGTGGCAACTCCTGCAGCGGCTCAATGCTCTGGTTAACCATATTGATGCCTATCGCGGCATCCTGGCAAAGCGAACCCTGCAGGCAGACACGGTCGCTGCCGTCTCACAACCGTCACGTTCTCTGTGGGCCCGCTTGTTCAAGCATCCCTGGCGTCGCGCCACCCTCTCGTTTTTAGTGCTGCCCGACCAGGTCTTTGTGGTTCGAAACTGGCGCTTTTGGTTAGACTTTTCAATCGTTCCCCTCACCCGGCTGGAGCTGCGTAACCTGGTGAAGCAGTGGTATGAGCCTTTAGAAACCACGCGCAACAGCCGGGGCATCAGTTTGCAGCCTGAACTAGACGAGACTGAGGAGACAAAACTTTCAGAAAAAAGCGAGGGCACGGCCCAAATCCTGGCGGAGAAACTCAACCTTTCCACGCTGCTGAGGCTGCCTAAATCCATTCGCCGACTCACCATTGTTCCTGATGATGTGCTGCACATCTTCCCGTTTGCAGCCGTCCAACACCAAGATCACTACCTGGTAGAATCCTATGCCTTGAGCATTGCCTATGAGACATCCAACTCAGGGTCTCCTTTATCCGCCCCTCAATCTGCTGCCCCTCGATCTGCAACGCAATCCCTGCTGGTAGGGGTCTCCCAAGGATCGGCCCAGTTTGCCGCCTTACCCGGCGTCAGGCAAGAAATAGACTCGATATGCCGCTGGCTGGCGCAGCAAAAAATGGTCCCGACCGTCATGGTAGATGCAGAGGTTGAAAAAACACGGTTGCTGACAGCATTACCCTCAACGTCACTTCTGCATATTGCTTGCCACGGCATCTTTCAACATAACCGGGTCGATCAGTCTGGGTTAGTCCTGAATCCTCAAAGCACCCCGCCTGAGGTGCTGAGTTTAAGAGAAATCGCCAATGTAGACTTGGCAGGATTACGACACGTCACCTTGTCAGCCTGTTCTTCTGCAGATCACTTAGTCTTGCCGGGGCGCTGGGTAATTAGCCTGCCAGAGGCGTTATGGCGATCGGGTGCCCAAAGCATTCTGGGTAGCCTTTGGCAGGTCTACGACCAGTTGGCGATCGCGTTTATGCAGCAGTTTTATACATATCTGCAAACCCTGCCCCGCGACGAAGCCCTACGTCAGACCCAACTCGACTGCTTACATCAACGGCTACCTGGCAATGAAGGCATGAACACCCGTGATCTTAAATACTGGGCTGGCTTTAATCTGTACGGCGACTATGGTTTGCAGCCGCTAGCCAAAGCTCGATAGAAAACCCCTCCCATTAGCAGGATGCCAGGCTTAAGCCGCCTCAGTAAACTGCAGTCATAGCCCTGGCCATTTATTCTTTGGAGCACTCTAAAAAACCGAGCGCTACTCTGAGGTTTAGCCCAGAATCAAACTGGCCCGCAGTCTCATCCTGAGTGGACTGACGACTGCCGTACCCCATGAACAGAGGCAACCTACCCGTGAAATTTGGCAAGCTCGTCGGATTCGTGGCTCTGCTGCTGGGACTTTACCTGCTGTGGCGTATCCGGTTTATTGTGCTGCTAGCCTTCCTGGCTGTGGCTCTGGCCACACTGCTGAATCGGATTGTGCGACAACTCACTCGCTGGCGGCTGAAACGCGGGTTTGCGATCGCCTTCACCCTGATTGCCATTTCCATATTGGTTGCCGTGATTCTGACGATTGCTGTACCGCCATTCGTTGAGCAGGTCCGCCAGTGGCTCAATCAGATGCCCCTTGAAGCAGCCCGCATCAGCCTCTGGATAGAGCAGCTAGACGACCGAGTCCCGTTTGAGCTGTCTGAGGAAGTGCAGCGGTTGGACACGTTCATCCGCGATATCCCTCGACTGATTCAAGGCGTCTTCAGTAACTTCTTTATATTCTTTAGAGGCACGTTATCTTTTCTGGTCAATTTTTTGTTGGTGCTAGCGCTCACAATCATGCTGCTGGCCCATCCTAGAGCCTATCGACGTGCCTTTGTTGTTTTATTTCCTGAGTTCTATCGTTACCGCGTTCAAGAAATTCTGGATCATTGCGAAACCTCCCTGGTGGCTTGGGGGGTTGGCATTTTATTCAACATGGCTGTGATTACGCTGATGAGTTTCGTCGGACTTGCCGTCATCGGCGTCCCCCTGCCCATTGCGAATGCGTCTATTGCTGGTGTCTTGACGTTTATTCCCAACGTGGGGCCGGTGCTTAGCGTAATTCCTCCAGCCATATTGGGCCTACTGGAAGCCCCCTGGAAAGCGATCGCTGTCATCTTCTTCTATATTGTGATCCAGCAAATCGAGGGTAACTTTTTGACCCCGCTCATTATGAAACGCCAGGTTTCACTCTTACCCGCCATAACCCTGCTATCTCAGCTTGTATTTGGCCTGTTGTTTGGCTTTTTGGGGTTATTCCTAGCGCTACCGATGGTGGTTATCGGTCAGGTGTGGCTGCAGGAACTCCTCGTCAGAGACATCA
Encoded proteins:
- a CDS encoding AI-2E family transporter → MKFGKLVGFVALLLGLYLLWRIRFIVLLAFLAVALATLLNRIVRQLTRWRLKRGFAIAFTLIAISILVAVILTIAVPPFVEQVRQWLNQMPLEAARISLWIEQLDDRVPFELSEEVQRLDTFIRDIPRLIQGVFSNFFIFFRGTLSFLVNFLLVLALTIMLLAHPRAYRRAFVVLFPEFYRYRVQEILDHCETSLVAWGVGILFNMAVITLMSFVGLAVIGVPLPIANASIAGVLTFIPNVGPVLSVIPPAILGLLEAPWKAIAVIFFYIVIQQIEGNFLTPLIMKRQVSLLPAITLLSQLVFGLLFGFLGLFLALPMVVIGQVWLQELLVRDIMDKWSAKDVIPRH
- a CDS encoding CHAT domain-containing protein, whose protein sequence is MESVRDSQAALEAAVETAELKRSRGDLPGAYADYQAIVAERLGADYSAADLSILQSLADLAALCGHFRAADDVLIGLVGLCQQAKNVHRADYATLKRIHLALDRGHLRQAMTLFEDMAARIGSIQAIDITPQGLLTWEAKCRWPNTDTADRTVLFTLLYLEMGRLLSALGQYRDALEMLNRGLTHATPGDSQTAPVLARRLVSWFQLAIGRACLESGLLPEAEAVLEALKGFLGSPQARSLRIQWHTLAGKLALLRGIFGEALSHFQEILTLCHQLKLLRWGVIASLNLAQVLILLNQNRLATDHLASIAADVQQLQDPHLTARLALLNRLSQARSQSLVAGSTLSVSDLLQAETPIEAEPVANEDDFTFVRTQSPNYLTFFEDRVLEFQWSLSQSDLPRAAQMLAHIQSVFADTDSRLIHTKIKALQGMLAYYQGLHQLQGGNFEPGQQQIRWAAVTLNEVRSPLDSMGLKPERWQVQRILSWCLMRMQSSSQDQELLAAETTQLLEDLTDSLSPEQQVIFLLNKWTADEEYIATQIVRLRKLQQRLQQAPFHQRPRVWWQLLQRLNALVNHIDAYRGILAKRTLQADTVAAVSQPSRSLWARLFKHPWRRATLSFLVLPDQVFVVRNWRFWLDFSIVPLTRLELRNLVKQWYEPLETTRNSRGISLQPELDETEETKLSEKSEGTAQILAEKLNLSTLLRLPKSIRRLTIVPDDVLHIFPFAAVQHQDHYLVESYALSIAYETSNSGSPLSAPQSAAPRSATQSLLVGVSQGSAQFAALPGVRQEIDSICRWLAQQKMVPTVMVDAEVEKTRLLTALPSTSLLHIACHGIFQHNRVDQSGLVLNPQSTPPEVLSLREIANVDLAGLRHVTLSACSSADHLVLPGRWVISLPEALWRSGAQSILGSLWQVYDQLAIAFMQQFYTYLQTLPRDEALRQTQLDCLHQRLPGNEGMNTRDLKYWAGFNLYGDYGLQPLAKAR